The Conexivisphaera calida genome includes a region encoding these proteins:
- a CDS encoding FAD-dependent oxidoreductase → MSFDLRRLVPPSVPESEIGEELDADVVVVGAGISGLMAAYGAAERGARVRVVERHTRYNLRGAQLNPGPGARLFEEAGIEVDYEEAVREELELAGYRPDPRLWRLWLENSRAAVDRLLEVAARHGVRPYLLAWRTNPEDPYGKYPRPTYKFNPEAPEGMFDRLGPALEDELRRMGVEFHYRTRALRLVRYDGRISGVIAVREGEDGGSHVRFRARRGVVLCTGDYSSNVELMRLWAPPEAARMAEDPYGVIYRLITPTNTGDGHLMALWEGADVDESPHVPLYTLAPEGRNPGRARELYWRPDGPSKTLGLHSNPFLFVNEEGARFTNEALPYSWLVNRVVQQPNFRYWVVFDSRWEEDVARHGDGLGRRLSPNVVENYREVGRRFLETAMEDGAAVKADTLEELASGMGVPRDRFLGTVRRYNELVARGVDEDFGKPSAYLSPIRDPPFYAVRGRAVILVMLSGLKVDTRLRVLDRSGNPIPGLYAAGNASGGFFALYYSMHTLPGISHGRAVTFGYLAGRNAAEGA, encoded by the coding sequence ATGAGCTTTGATCTGAGGCGCCTGGTGCCTCCCTCGGTCCCCGAGTCGGAGATCGGGGAGGAGCTGGACGCTGACGTGGTCGTCGTGGGCGCTGGGATATCGGGGCTTATGGCCGCCTATGGGGCCGCTGAGAGGGGGGCAAGGGTGAGGGTGGTGGAGAGGCACACGAGGTACAACCTGAGGGGGGCCCAGCTGAACCCGGGGCCGGGCGCGAGGCTGTTCGAGGAGGCCGGGATAGAGGTGGACTACGAGGAGGCGGTGCGCGAGGAGCTGGAGCTCGCCGGGTACAGACCGGATCCGCGCCTCTGGAGGCTGTGGCTGGAGAACTCGAGGGCGGCCGTCGACCGGCTCCTGGAGGTGGCGGCCCGCCACGGGGTGCGCCCGTACCTGCTCGCGTGGAGGACGAACCCGGAGGATCCCTACGGGAAGTACCCCAGGCCCACCTACAAGTTCAACCCGGAGGCGCCGGAGGGGATGTTCGACAGGCTCGGTCCCGCGCTGGAGGACGAGCTCAGGAGGATGGGGGTCGAGTTCCACTACAGGACGAGGGCGCTCAGGCTCGTGAGATACGACGGGAGGATATCCGGGGTCATAGCGGTGAGGGAGGGCGAGGACGGCGGATCCCACGTCAGGTTCAGGGCGCGCAGGGGCGTGGTGCTCTGCACCGGCGACTACTCGAGCAACGTGGAGCTGATGAGGCTCTGGGCTCCCCCGGAGGCGGCGAGGATGGCGGAGGATCCGTACGGGGTGATATACAGGCTGATAACCCCGACGAACACCGGCGATGGACACCTGATGGCCCTGTGGGAGGGAGCGGACGTGGACGAGTCCCCGCACGTGCCGCTCTACACGCTGGCTCCCGAGGGAAGGAACCCGGGGCGCGCACGCGAGCTCTACTGGAGGCCCGACGGCCCGAGCAAGACCCTGGGGCTCCACTCAAACCCGTTCCTCTTCGTCAACGAGGAGGGAGCCAGGTTCACGAACGAGGCGCTTCCATACTCCTGGCTGGTGAACAGGGTCGTGCAGCAGCCCAACTTCCGCTACTGGGTCGTCTTCGACTCCAGGTGGGAGGAGGACGTGGCGAGGCACGGCGACGGGCTCGGCAGGAGGCTCAGCCCGAACGTGGTGGAAAACTACAGGGAGGTGGGCAGGAGGTTCCTGGAGACCGCCATGGAGGACGGCGCCGCGGTGAAGGCGGACACCCTGGAGGAGCTGGCGTCCGGGATGGGAGTCCCGAGGGACAGGTTCCTGGGTACGGTGCGCAGGTACAACGAGCTGGTCGCGAGGGGGGTCGACGAGGACTTCGGGAAGCCATCGGCGTACCTGTCGCCCATAAGGGATCCGCCCTTCTACGCTGTCAGGGGGAGGGCCGTGATACTGGTCATGTTGAGCGGGCTGAAGGTGGACACGAGGCTTCGCGTCCTGGACAGATCCGGGAACCCGATACCGGGTCTCTACGCGGCCGGGAACGCATCGGGAGGGTTCTTCGCCCTGTACTACTCGATGCACACGCTTCCAGGGATAAGCCACG
- a CDS encoding extradiol dioxygenase, which produces MIESICLSPHGDELLGDDAKFSLLRSILRGCGSDASAATSFLVVSPHGVRVSGHVSISRSERICSRERCYAVDGELARSIHEQGARAGAPSVLIGFGTDSGEQSVLPLDWGSEIPLRFFPSARSVVVAVPPRDVPWERLVAFGEAAASAIWSSPEPVGIIVSADQAHAHSPGGPYGYSPRAKEFDAAVIRIVRSGALESLLGMDRGLVEDAKPDSPWQLLVLAGILRRARSEVVEMAYQVATYYGMLAARYSRPARK; this is translated from the coding sequence ATGATCGAGTCCATCTGCCTCTCCCCGCACGGCGACGAGCTGCTCGGCGACGACGCGAAGTTCTCCCTCCTGAGGTCGATTCTCAGGGGGTGCGGGTCCGACGCGTCCGCCGCCACCTCGTTCCTCGTCGTGTCCCCCCACGGCGTGCGCGTCAGCGGGCACGTGTCCATATCGCGCTCCGAGAGGATCTGCTCCCGGGAGAGGTGCTACGCGGTCGACGGGGAGCTGGCCCGCTCCATCCACGAGCAGGGCGCGCGGGCCGGCGCCCCATCCGTCCTGATAGGGTTCGGCACGGACTCCGGGGAGCAGTCCGTCCTCCCGCTCGACTGGGGGTCCGAGATCCCCCTGAGGTTCTTCCCGTCCGCCAGGAGCGTGGTGGTCGCGGTCCCGCCCAGGGACGTCCCGTGGGAGCGCCTCGTCGCCTTCGGGGAGGCCGCCGCGTCCGCCATCTGGTCCAGCCCGGAACCGGTGGGGATCATAGTGAGCGCGGACCAGGCGCACGCGCACTCGCCCGGCGGACCCTACGGCTACAGCCCCCGCGCGAAGGAGTTCGACGCGGCCGTGATCAGGATCGTCAGGTCGGGGGCCCTAGAGTCCCTGCTCGGGATGGACAGGGGGCTCGTGGAGGACGCGAAGCCCGACAGCCCGTGGCAGCTCCTCGTGCTCGCCGGGATCCTCAGGCGCGCCCGCTCGGAGGTTGTCGAGATGGCCTACCAGGTGGCCACGTACTACGGGATGCTGGCCGCCCGCTACTCCCGCCCCGCGCGCAAATAG
- a CDS encoding ABC transporter ATP-binding protein, whose product MSSPPVLRVSNLRVRYGQKVAVDGISFQIMPGEIYGLLGPNGAGKSSTIKAIVNLVDYEGEVDLLGMGRPRGKLLNEIGAVLETPAVLESLTVKEFLELVASIRGVGGDRIDALVQAFGLGEYLGAYIATLSQGNRQKVAIASALMHRPRLLILDEPFNALDVKSARILKEVVQNHRRDGGAVLFSTHVMEIAERTCDRIGILNEGKLIMEGTTKSILEQARAGSLEEAFLRAIHAEEEIRELAEAL is encoded by the coding sequence TTGAGCTCCCCGCCGGTTCTCAGGGTGTCGAACCTCAGGGTCAGGTACGGGCAGAAGGTCGCCGTCGACGGGATATCCTTCCAGATAATGCCCGGCGAGATCTACGGCCTCCTGGGGCCGAACGGCGCCGGGAAATCCTCCACGATAAAGGCGATAGTGAACCTAGTGGACTACGAGGGCGAGGTGGACCTCCTGGGGATGGGCAGGCCGAGGGGGAAGCTCCTGAACGAGATAGGGGCGGTGCTCGAGACCCCGGCCGTGCTCGAGTCGCTCACCGTCAAGGAGTTCCTGGAGCTCGTCGCGTCCATAAGGGGGGTTGGAGGGGACAGGATAGACGCTCTCGTGCAGGCGTTCGGCCTGGGCGAGTACCTGGGCGCCTACATAGCGACGCTGTCCCAGGGGAACAGGCAGAAGGTCGCCATAGCGTCGGCGCTCATGCACAGGCCGAGGCTCCTGATCCTGGACGAGCCCTTCAACGCCCTCGACGTCAAGTCCGCCAGGATCCTGAAGGAGGTCGTCCAGAACCACCGGAGGGACGGGGGCGCGGTCCTCTTCTCGACCCACGTGATGGAGATAGCCGAGAGGACCTGCGACAGGATAGGGATACTGAACGAGGGCAAGCTGATCATGGAGGGGACCACGAAGTCGATACTGGAGCAGGCGCGCGCCGGCTCGCTGGAGGAGGCGTTCCTCAGGGCCATCCACGCCGAGGAGGAGATCAGGGAGCTCGCGGAGGCGCTCTAG
- a CDS encoding M20 family metallopeptidase, with product MSRSCNYEADLDRRSSDALESLGKERLLEVLGQLVSVPTVNPPGESYGEMAEVLQSIMEDSGYDVKVAEVPRDYLERYIPQYADHPRYIVMARIGSGDPVVHFNSHYDVVPPGDGWSRDPFRLTVEGDVVYGRGTVDMKGGAATAILAAQAAAIAGADQYGSVELSFTPDEETGGETGVKYLVDSGLVSPDYVIVPEASGSDNVWIGNKGNLWAEVEVRGRQAHGSTPWLGLNAFEGMSRLAVSLSAILSGRLSSRASSHRFADPREARPTVNLGGAVSGGAKVNVVPGRYSFTIDRRLIPEEDIASAEEELRAAVEEAAAPLRAEGYSVELRITSRSPPSVVDPRGKLATALSEAVMRSTGSAPRLTVCPGGLDTRYFQMAGVEALTYGPGDTSYAHAVDERNTISEMMRVARAYAALIPSLLSPCD from the coding sequence GTGTCCCGTTCATGCAACTACGAGGCGGATCTGGACAGGAGGTCGTCGGACGCGCTCGAGTCCCTGGGCAAGGAGAGGCTCCTCGAGGTACTCGGACAGCTGGTGTCCGTCCCGACCGTGAACCCCCCGGGCGAATCGTACGGCGAGATGGCGGAGGTCCTCCAGTCGATAATGGAGGACTCCGGGTACGACGTGAAGGTGGCCGAGGTCCCCCGCGACTACCTGGAGAGGTACATACCCCAGTACGCCGACCATCCCCGTTACATAGTGATGGCGCGCATCGGATCCGGCGACCCCGTGGTCCACTTCAACTCCCACTACGACGTCGTGCCTCCCGGGGACGGGTGGTCCAGGGATCCCTTCCGCCTGACCGTGGAGGGGGACGTCGTCTACGGGAGGGGCACCGTGGACATGAAGGGCGGGGCGGCGACCGCGATACTCGCGGCACAGGCCGCCGCGATAGCCGGCGCGGATCAGTACGGGTCCGTGGAGCTCTCCTTCACCCCGGACGAGGAGACCGGGGGCGAGACGGGCGTCAAGTACCTGGTGGACTCGGGGCTCGTGTCCCCCGACTACGTGATAGTCCCGGAGGCGAGCGGCTCCGACAACGTCTGGATAGGGAACAAGGGCAACCTCTGGGCCGAGGTGGAGGTGAGGGGCAGGCAGGCCCACGGATCCACGCCGTGGCTCGGGCTCAACGCGTTCGAGGGCATGTCCCGGCTGGCCGTCTCGCTATCCGCGATCCTGTCCGGGAGGCTCTCCTCGCGCGCCAGCTCCCACAGGTTCGCCGACCCCAGGGAGGCGAGGCCCACCGTGAACCTGGGCGGCGCGGTCTCCGGCGGCGCCAAGGTCAACGTCGTCCCCGGCCGCTACTCGTTCACGATCGATCGGAGGCTGATACCCGAGGAGGACATCGCGTCCGCGGAGGAGGAGCTCCGCGCGGCGGTCGAGGAGGCCGCCGCCCCGCTGAGGGCCGAGGGGTACTCCGTGGAGCTCCGGATCACGTCGCGCTCCCCGCCGTCGGTCGTGGACCCTCGTGGGAAGCTCGCCACAGCGCTCTCGGAGGCGGTGATGAGGTCCACGGGATCCGCTCCGCGCCTCACGGTCTGTCCGGGAGGGCTCGACACCAGGTACTTCCAGATGGCTGGGGTGGAGGCCCTGACCTACGGCCCCGGGGACACGTCCTACGCGCACGCGGTGGACGAGAGGAACACGATATCCGAGATGATGCGCGTCGCCAGGGCGTATGCGGCGCTCATACCCTCGCTCCTCTCCCCCTGCGACTAG
- a CDS encoding TIM barrel protein: protein MKRPGRLAFGPAGVPRSTVGRTTEDGVRRVAEMGLDAMEIEFVRGVRMGADSARRVGEVAASSGVLLTVHAPYYVNLLSEDGGKVEASIRRIVESARVGGAAGAWSVVFHTGYYGKLGSGEAVELARERLRAVARELRDEGIEIWVRPEVMGGLAELGDLDEAIAMVEGIDGALPCVDFAHLYARSLGSVNSRDAFREVLSRLEGRLGREAIENLHAHVSGMEYGPRGERRHLPLEESEFRWRDLVDALREFDPKGAVICESPLLEDDALLLRDRYRGASRRGRGARV from the coding sequence ATGAAGAGGCCCGGGAGGCTGGCGTTCGGTCCAGCCGGGGTCCCCAGGTCCACCGTCGGGCGCACGACGGAGGACGGCGTGAGGAGGGTGGCGGAGATGGGGCTGGACGCGATGGAGATCGAGTTCGTCCGCGGCGTCAGGATGGGCGCCGACTCTGCGAGGCGCGTCGGGGAGGTCGCGGCCTCGAGCGGGGTCCTCCTCACGGTGCACGCGCCATACTACGTGAACCTGCTCTCGGAGGACGGGGGGAAGGTGGAGGCGTCGATCCGCAGGATAGTCGAGTCCGCGCGCGTGGGCGGCGCGGCTGGGGCCTGGTCCGTCGTCTTCCACACGGGGTACTACGGGAAACTCGGATCCGGGGAGGCGGTGGAGCTCGCGCGGGAGCGCCTGCGCGCCGTGGCACGGGAGCTGAGGGACGAGGGGATCGAGATATGGGTGAGGCCGGAGGTGATGGGCGGCCTCGCGGAGCTGGGGGACCTCGACGAGGCGATCGCGATGGTGGAGGGCATCGACGGAGCCCTCCCGTGCGTGGACTTCGCCCACCTCTACGCGAGGTCCCTCGGTTCGGTGAACTCGAGGGACGCGTTCAGGGAGGTACTATCGCGCCTCGAGGGGCGCCTGGGGAGGGAGGCGATCGAGAACCTCCACGCGCACGTCTCCGGGATGGAGTACGGGCCGAGGGGGGAGAGGAGGCACCTCCCGCTGGAGGAGTCGGAGTTCCGCTGGAGGGACCTGGTGGACGCGCTGAGGGAGTTCGACCCCAAGGGGGCCGTGATCTGCGAGTCGCCGCTCCTCGAGGACGACGCGTTGCTCCTGAGGGACCGCTACCGCGGGGCTAGTCGCAGGGGGAGAGGAGCGAGGGTATGA
- the hemA gene encoding glutamyl-tRNA reductase, translating to MSTAEGRAHLPSIGGYACVGVDFRAASAAVLSALQEPDPGSASLRFLEESDADEVVLLQTCNRFEVYIYSRDPVESSSRLRWLIGRRAGGEVYVLLGREAVLHLFRVASGLESMVVGEYEILSQVRDALLRSSSAGSAGPMMKVLFERAIRVGRRARSETGISRGSTSVARLAAEEITRRFTCGSRVLVVGAGHMGSSIASYLRDAGFTDVTIANRTFDRAASLASRLGYRAIQLEDLGRAIRSADAVVVAVSSPSPVITEDMIPPSDVLLLDISIPGAVERPSSHPPSQLLTIDDLMGLAEENRRRRIVEAEEAGRVAAQEVESFEDYLRDMAADDVIRSFMEKAESIRSAELERAMRILGMDDRAEVLEAMTKAIVNKVSAPIIEALRDAGRRGDRELLERLKAIFEGFEGEARQEL from the coding sequence GTGTCCACTGCGGAGGGGCGCGCGCATCTCCCCTCGATCGGCGGCTACGCGTGCGTGGGCGTGGACTTCCGCGCGGCCTCCGCCGCCGTCCTCTCGGCACTCCAGGAGCCCGATCCGGGATCCGCGTCCCTGAGGTTCCTCGAGGAGTCCGACGCGGACGAGGTGGTCCTCCTCCAGACTTGCAACAGGTTCGAGGTGTACATCTACTCGCGCGACCCCGTCGAGTCGTCGTCTAGGCTCAGGTGGCTGATAGGCCGCAGGGCGGGGGGCGAGGTCTACGTGCTCCTCGGCCGGGAGGCGGTCCTCCACCTCTTCAGGGTAGCGTCCGGGCTCGAGTCCATGGTGGTGGGCGAGTACGAGATACTGAGCCAGGTCCGCGACGCGCTCCTCCGGTCGAGCTCCGCCGGGTCGGCGGGGCCCATGATGAAGGTCCTCTTCGAGAGGGCCATCAGGGTCGGGCGCCGCGCTCGCTCCGAGACGGGGATATCCCGCGGATCCACGAGCGTGGCCCGCCTCGCGGCGGAGGAGATCACCAGGAGGTTCACATGCGGATCCCGCGTGCTCGTGGTGGGGGCCGGCCACATGGGATCCTCCATAGCGTCCTACCTGAGGGACGCCGGCTTCACGGACGTGACCATAGCGAACAGGACGTTCGACAGGGCGGCCTCGCTCGCCTCCCGGCTCGGCTACAGGGCCATCCAGCTGGAGGACCTGGGGCGCGCCATCAGGTCCGCCGACGCGGTCGTGGTGGCGGTCTCCTCCCCATCCCCGGTGATCACGGAGGACATGATACCTCCATCGGACGTCCTCCTGCTCGACATATCGATACCCGGGGCGGTCGAGCGCCCCTCCTCCCATCCGCCTTCGCAGCTCCTCACGATAGACGACCTGATGGGGCTCGCGGAGGAGAACAGGCGCAGGAGGATCGTCGAGGCCGAGGAGGCGGGCAGGGTCGCGGCGCAGGAGGTGGAGTCGTTCGAGGACTACCTGAGGGACATGGCCGCGGACGACGTGATAAGGTCGTTCATGGAGAAGGCGGAGTCGATAAGGTCCGCTGAGCTCGAGCGCGCCATGAGGATCCTGGGAATGGACGACAGGGCGGAGGTCCTGGAGGCCATGACGAAGGCCATAGTCAACAAGGTCTCGGCGCCCATCATAGAGGCGCTGAGGGACGCGGGAAGGCGCGGGGACAGGGAGCTCCTCGAGCGCCTGAAGGCCATATTCGAGGGGTTCGAGGGCGAGGCCAGGCAGGAGCTCTAG
- a CDS encoding winged helix-turn-helix domain-containing protein — protein sequence MKAIMVVDRDSLKLLSDPLNMEIVRELVFSERTVGGLAESMNVPSVKIWRRVLRMQRAGLIRQTRTEKVRNLERKYYRAAAAMFVPQQMMDVEPRSGNLRRALAIYSEIQARMLRDLVRTEVPDDAEDLIDRVISIQLRKFVDTFLSEDTADELRRIRELLH from the coding sequence ATGAAAGCGATTATGGTGGTCGACAGGGATTCCCTGAAGCTCCTGTCGGACCCGCTGAACATGGAGATAGTCAGGGAGCTGGTCTTCAGCGAGAGGACGGTCGGCGGTCTGGCGGAGTCCATGAATGTCCCATCCGTGAAGATATGGAGGAGGGTGCTGAGGATGCAGAGGGCCGGACTGATCAGGCAGACCAGGACCGAGAAGGTGAGAAATCTGGAGAGGAAATACTACCGCGCGGCCGCCGCAATGTTCGTCCCACAGCAGATGATGGACGTGGAGCCGAGGTCCGGAAATCTGAGACGGGCGCTGGCCATCTACTCCGAAATCCAGGCCAGGATGCTGAGGGACCTGGTGAGGACCGAGGTGCCGGACGACGCCGAGGACCTGATAGACAGGGTGATATCCATTCAACTGAGGAAGTTCGTCGACACATTCCTCAGCGAGGACACGGCGGACGAGCTGAGGCGCATCAGGGAGCTGCTGCACTAA
- a CDS encoding YhfC family glutamic-type intramembrane protease: MTPDIDAVYFLTPVAVMAISFGPIVYLWRRGRLGPRVLLYAFIAYFSAIAAKYVVQDLTLRVVESTSSPAILGLYYGVQTSILEVGLAYAVVRSFRRSFRADDAPGYGLSLGMWENGVMIALPLLLDYIVYYLMIPRSPQLYSLVARDAPSLFLPATSALPLIGFSVLERISSLLLHLSWGYLAVVSVLTGRRRYVVYAMAMGFADFLVPFEGILGIAAFEALLFAMALVAASFTFLLISRRVTGDTVRALSVAER; encoded by the coding sequence ATGACCCCGGACATAGACGCCGTGTACTTCCTGACGCCCGTGGCGGTGATGGCGATCTCGTTCGGCCCCATCGTCTACCTCTGGAGGAGGGGGAGGCTGGGTCCGAGGGTCCTGCTGTACGCGTTCATCGCGTACTTCTCCGCCATAGCCGCGAAGTACGTGGTACAGGACCTGACGCTGAGGGTCGTCGAGTCTACGTCGAGCCCGGCGATCCTGGGCCTCTACTACGGCGTCCAGACATCAATCCTCGAGGTCGGCCTCGCCTACGCGGTGGTGAGGTCCTTCAGGCGTTCGTTCAGGGCGGACGATGCCCCGGGATACGGGCTGAGCCTCGGGATGTGGGAGAACGGGGTAATGATCGCCCTGCCGCTGCTGCTTGATTACATAGTATATTATCTAATGATCCCCAGGTCCCCCCAGCTCTACTCGCTGGTGGCCAGGGATGCCCCCTCGCTCTTCCTCCCCGCGACGTCCGCCCTGCCCCTGATCGGGTTCTCGGTGCTGGAGCGCATCTCCTCCCTGCTCCTACATTTATCGTGGGGATACCTCGCGGTCGTCTCCGTCCTCACCGGCAGGAGGAGGTACGTGGTCTACGCCATGGCCATGGGATTCGCGGACTTCCTGGTGCCATTCGAGGGGATCCTCGGAATTGCCGCGTTCGAGGCGCTCCTCTTCGCGATGGCACTCGTCGCCGCGTCGTTCACGTTCCTCCTGATATCGAGGCGCGTGACGGGCGACACCGTCCGGGCCCTCTCGGTCGCCGAACGGTGA
- a CDS encoding ATP-binding protein, translating into MDPRQILLDQMARLERKFKEERIVEREVPDLRKYLAHPNVLAILGVRRSGKSTLAEILLRGENFGYVNFDDERLADLRAEDLSRIEKAIYELFGNVEYFLLDEVQNVEGWELFVNRLREDGKRIVVTGSNSKLLSGELATRLTGRHVDHVLYPFSFTEFLRFRGIKVERVGDAFTSSSESVLKRELDEHMRLGGFPEVLKISDDYVFFILSDILFKDVVQRLKVKRMELFKAFAVNVLRYFSSEVSLSRLSRTMNLSINTVEEWFDGLRSAYLILVSERFTERPREALVSPRKVYAVDPAFISTIALGGEAKGRAMENVVAIHLARRYGRLFYYRGRHEVDFVVGGRAIQVTYASGRDEVDGREVEALDEVRAREKLVVTWDYEDRRGEVRFVPLWKFLLAG; encoded by the coding sequence GTGGATCCCAGGCAGATCCTCCTGGACCAGATGGCGCGGCTGGAGAGGAAGTTCAAGGAGGAGAGGATCGTGGAGAGGGAGGTCCCCGACCTCAGGAAGTACCTGGCCCACCCGAACGTCCTGGCGATCCTGGGGGTCAGGAGATCCGGCAAGTCCACCCTTGCAGAGATCCTCCTGAGGGGCGAGAACTTCGGCTACGTGAACTTCGACGACGAGAGGTTGGCGGACCTGAGGGCAGAGGACCTCTCCAGGATCGAGAAGGCGATCTACGAGCTGTTCGGGAATGTGGAGTACTTCCTCCTGGACGAGGTCCAGAACGTGGAGGGCTGGGAGCTGTTCGTCAACAGGCTGAGGGAGGATGGGAAGAGGATAGTCGTGACGGGGAGCAACTCGAAGCTCCTCTCGGGGGAGCTGGCGACCAGGCTCACGGGCAGGCACGTGGACCACGTGCTCTATCCCTTCTCCTTCACAGAGTTCCTCAGGTTCAGGGGGATAAAGGTGGAGAGGGTCGGGGACGCATTCACGAGCTCCTCGGAGTCGGTCCTGAAGAGGGAGCTCGACGAGCACATGAGGCTCGGCGGCTTCCCGGAGGTCCTGAAGATATCCGATGACTACGTGTTCTTCATCCTCTCGGACATACTGTTCAAGGACGTGGTGCAGAGGCTGAAGGTGAAGAGGATGGAGCTGTTCAAGGCGTTCGCCGTGAACGTGTTGAGGTACTTCTCGAGCGAGGTCTCCCTCTCGAGGCTCTCGAGGACCATGAATCTGAGCATCAACACGGTCGAGGAGTGGTTCGACGGGCTCAGGTCGGCCTACCTCATCCTGGTCTCCGAGAGGTTCACCGAGAGGCCGAGGGAGGCGCTGGTCTCGCCGAGGAAGGTCTACGCGGTAGATCCCGCGTTCATCTCCACAATAGCCCTGGGAGGGGAGGCGAAGGGCAGGGCCATGGAGAACGTAGTGGCGATTCACCTGGCCAGGAGGTACGGCAGGCTCTTCTACTACAGGGGGAGGCACGAGGTGGACTTCGTGGTCGGGGGCAGGGCGATACAGGTGACCTACGCCTCCGGGAGGGACGAGGTCGACGGAAGGGAGGTGGAGGCGCTGGACGAGGTCAGGGCCAGGGAGAAGCTCGTCGTGACGTGGGACTACGAGGATCGGCGGGGGGAGGTCAGGTTCGTCCCCCTCTGGAAGTTCCTGCTGGCCGGGTGA
- a CDS encoding OB-fold nucleic acid binding domain-containing protein, giving the protein MQRDFNRFNEPVDVKIGELKPSSRSVNVTGKVVSKGSVREVSSGRDGSSHRVAEVLLGDETGSIYLTLWDEDIDKVDVGSAVSLKNGYVNIFRGHMRLNVGRYGTLEVLDTPFEGEVNTDNNLSDKEYEDRPPRRGGGGGRRFNRF; this is encoded by the coding sequence TTGCAGCGCGATTTCAACCGGTTTAATGAGCCGGTTGATGTTAAAATAGGGGAACTGAAACCGAGCTCACGTTCGGTCAACGTAACAGGGAAGGTAGTCTCAAAGGGGTCAGTCAGGGAAGTCTCATCCGGAAGGGATGGTTCATCCCACCGTGTCGCTGAGGTGCTTCTGGGCGATGAGACCGGGAGCATATACCTGACCCTATGGGACGAGGACATCGACAAGGTTGACGTCGGGAGTGCTGTGTCCCTGAAGAACGGCTACGTGAACATATTCAGGGGTCACATGCGCCTGAACGTCGGCAGATACGGAACGCTTGAGGTCCTCGACACGCCGTTCGAGGGCGAGGTCAACACCGACAACAATCTCTCCGACAAGGAGTACGAGGACCGCCCGCCCCGTAGAGGTGGCGGTGGCGGCCGCAGGTTCAACCGCTTCTGA
- a CDS encoding pyridoxal-phosphate-dependent aminotransferase family protein: MEGERPLLLTPGPTIVHRSVREAMAGPQLSHDSPEFLRILGELPDMVRRVVRSDSSGVALVTGSGTLGVEMALSAALSRSDRALVLESGYFGNRLADIARRYAGSVDVLSAPPGRLVPAEEYRAALESGKYRAVALTHVDTSTGLLWPLEDLARAARDAGSILVVDGVSSVGGARMEMDGLGVGILVTSSQKCMAAPPGIAITAVARDVLEQLREPASLYMDLRKWVEVTESPGKYLSTPAVNVFVALHRALEMVLEEGMEARWARHEGNAAFLREEMSKRGMRVVAENPSPTVGVFDVGEAGLDAVELRGRIYESDGIWIGVGVQSNRRRHVRIGHMGNVSREHLELFLDALDRAAGGRT, translated from the coding sequence ATGGAAGGGGAGAGGCCGCTGCTCCTGACGCCGGGACCGACGATAGTGCACAGATCGGTCAGGGAGGCGATGGCTGGACCGCAGCTGTCGCACGATTCGCCGGAGTTCCTCAGGATACTGGGGGAGCTCCCGGACATGGTCAGGAGGGTGGTGCGCTCCGACTCGTCGGGCGTGGCGCTCGTGACGGGGTCCGGGACCCTGGGCGTGGAGATGGCGCTCTCGGCCGCGCTCTCCAGATCCGACAGGGCGCTCGTCCTGGAGTCGGGATATTTCGGGAACAGGCTCGCCGACATAGCGCGCAGGTACGCGGGTTCCGTGGACGTCCTGAGCGCGCCCCCCGGACGGCTGGTGCCCGCGGAGGAGTACCGCGCGGCGCTGGAGTCCGGGAAGTACAGGGCGGTGGCGCTGACGCACGTGGACACGTCGACGGGGCTCCTGTGGCCCCTGGAGGACCTGGCGAGGGCCGCCAGGGACGCGGGGTCCATCCTCGTGGTGGACGGGGTGAGCAGCGTGGGGGGAGCGAGGATGGAGATGGACGGGCTCGGGGTCGGGATCCTGGTCACGTCCTCCCAGAAGTGCATGGCGGCGCCGCCCGGGATAGCGATAACCGCCGTGGCGAGGGACGTGCTGGAGCAGCTGAGGGAGCCGGCGTCCCTCTACATGGACCTCAGGAAGTGGGTCGAGGTCACCGAGAGCCCGGGGAAGTACCTGTCGACGCCCGCCGTCAACGTGTTCGTGGCGCTCCACAGGGCCCTGGAGATGGTGCTGGAGGAGGGGATGGAGGCCAGGTGGGCCAGGCACGAGGGGAACGCCGCGTTCCTGAGGGAGGAGATGTCCAAAAGGGGGATGCGCGTCGTGGCGGAGAACCCGTCCCCGACCGTCGGGGTCTTCGACGTGGGCGAGGCCGGGCTGGACGCGGTGGAGCTCAGGGGGAGGATCTACGAGTCGGACGGGATATGGATAGGGGTGGGGGTCCAGTCGAACAGGCGCAGGCACGTGAGGATAGGGCACATGGGCAATGTGTCGAGGGAACACCTTGAGCTGTTCCTGGACGCGCTGGACCGCGCCGCCGGAGGAAGAACGTGA